Proteins from one Acropora muricata isolate sample 2 chromosome 9, ASM3666990v1, whole genome shotgun sequence genomic window:
- the LOC136928362 gene encoding large ribosomal subunit protein uL11-like has protein sequence MPPKFDPNEIKIIYLRATGGEVGATSALAPKIGPLGLSPKKVGDDIAKATQDWKGLRITVQLTIQNRQAKVSVVPSASSLIIKALKEPPRDRKKVKNIKHDGNLTLEQIIEIAKTMRPRSMARKLAGTVKEILGTAQSVGCTVEGEPPHDIIDKINDNVIEIPDDE, from the exons ATGCCTCCCAAGTTCGATCCTAATGAGATAAAAATCA TTTACCTCAGGGCCACTGGTGGTGAAGTTGGTGCAACATCAGCCCTCGCCCCAAAGATCGGTCCTCTTGGTTTG TCCCCAAAGAAAGTTGGAGATGACATCGCCAAGGCAACACAAGACTGGAAGGGCTTGCGAATCACGGTACAGTTGACCATCCAGAATAGACAGGCAAAAGTATCAGTTGTACCAAGTGCATCTTCACTGATAATCAAAGCACTGAAAGAACCACCAAGAGATCGTAAGAAGGTCAAAAACA TTAAACATGATGGTAACTTAACTCTGGAGCAAATCATTGAGATTGCAAAAACCATGCGACCCAGGTCCATGGCCCGTAAGCTGGCGGGGACTGTTAAAGAGATCTTGGGCACTGCACAGTCAGTGGGTTGCACAGTCGAAGGAGAACCACCTCATGATATCATTGACAAGATTAATGACAATGTAATCGAGATTCCTGAT GATGAGTGA